From the genome of Symphalangus syndactylus isolate Jambi chromosome 5, NHGRI_mSymSyn1-v2.1_pri, whole genome shotgun sequence, one region includes:
- the LOC129482228 gene encoding LOW QUALITY PROTEIN: golgin subfamily A member 6A-like (The sequence of the model RefSeq protein was modified relative to this genomic sequence to represent the inferred CDS: substituted 2 bases at 2 genomic stop codons) — MWPQPYLPPHPMMLEETRQKKLAAAKKKLKEYQQRNSPAVPAGAKTKKKKTGSSPETTTSSGCHSPGDSQYQELAVALQSSSMTINQLNENIESLKQQKKEVEHQLEEAKKANNEIHKAQMEQLEAINILTLEKEDLKTAPYHTKRAARHFEEESKDLAGRLQYSLQRIQELERALCAVSTXQQEEDRSSSCSEAILQRRLQQTLKERALLNAQVTQMTESLKQVHLQREEYAHCIKAERARWQERMRKMSVETLLLKEEKKRDIHRIQELERSLSEFQNWMAEPPSLAPPAVTSVVEQLQDEAKHLRKEVEGLEGKLQSQVENNQALSLLSKEQKQRLREQEEQRAREQERLCQQKEMLREQGERLRKQEQRLRKEEERLRKEEGRLRKEEGRLXKEEERLALSQNRKLDKQLAEPQRGFEDLNNKNKSAVHSEQGVKELQEKLDKEHLEAASQWNQQLETQLSLKALPGEGESFTVYESQGAVPNTRHQEMEDVIRLARNKEEIKVKLLELQELVLPLVGNHKGHGKFLTAAQNPADEPAPGAPAPQELGATGEQDDFYEVSLDNSMEAAPGAAREGSPYDNPTAQQIVQLLPVMQDTQEHPGLPSKPCMPFFYRAAKNREINIINI; from the exons ATGTGGCCCCAACCctacctccctccccaccccatgatGTTAGAAGAAACTCGACAGAAAAAATTGGCAGCAgccaagaaaaag CTAAAAGAATATCAGCAGAGGAACAGCCCTGCTGTTCCAGCAGGAgcgaagacaaaaaagaaaaaaactggcagTAGCCCTGAGACAACCACTTCTAGTGGTTGCCACTCACCTGGGGAT AGCCAGTACCAAGAACTAGCAGTAGCCCTGCAGTCAAGCTCCATGACAATCAATCAACTCAATGAAAACATAGAATCATTG aaacagcagaagaaagaagTGGAACATCAGCTGGAAGAA GCAAAGAAAGCAAACAATGAAATACACAAAGCACAAATGGAGCAGTtagag GCAATCAACATCCTCACGTTGGAAAAGGAAGACTTGAAGACCGCCCCTTACCATACTAAACGTGCTGCCCGACACTTCGAAG AAGAGTCCAAGGATCTGGCTGGCCGCCTGCAATACTCCTTACAGCGTATTCAAGAATTAGAGCGGGCTCTCTGTGCTGTGTCTACATAGCAGCAGGAAGAGGACAGG TCCTCGAGCTGCAGTGAAGCGATCCTCCAGCGGCGGTTACAGCAGACCCTAAAGGAGCGGGCGCTGCTGAACGCCCAAGTAACACAG ATGACAGAGTCACTTAAACAAGTCCATCTACAAAGAGAGGAGTATGCTCATTGTATAAAAGCAGAGAGGGCCAGGTGGCAGGAGAGGATGAGGAAAATGTCAGTGGAG ACTCTCCTattgaaggaggagaagaagcgTGACATACATCGGATACAGGAGCTGGAGAGGAGCTTGTCGGAATTCCAAAACTGGATGG CTGAGCCCCCATCCCTGGCGCCCCCAGCAGTGACCTCTGTGGTGGAGCAGCTACAGGATGAGGCCAAACACCTGAGGAAGGAGGTGGAGGGTCTGGAGGGAAAGCTCCAATCCCAGGTGGAAAACAATCAGGCCTTGAGTCTCCTGAGCAAGGAACAAAAGCAGAGGCTCCGAGAGCAGGAGGAGCAGAGGGCGCGGGAGCAGGAGAGACTGTGTCAACAAAAGGAAATGCTACGGGAGCAGGGCGAGAGGCTGCGAAAGCAGGAGCAGAGGCTgcgaaaggaggaggagaggctgcgaaaggaggaggggaggctgcgaaaggaggaggggaggctgtgaaaggaggaggagagactcGCGCTCTCCCAGAACCGCAAGCTCGACAAGCAGCTGGCCGAGCCACAGCGCGGCTTCGAGGATCTG AACAACAAGAACAAGAGCGCAGTGCATTCAGAGCAGGGAGTAAAGGAGCTGCAGGAGAAGCTAGACAAG GAGCACCTAGAAGCTGCCAGCCAGTGGAACCAACAGCTGGAGACCCAGTTGAGCCTCAAGGCTCTCCCTGGAGAAG GAGAGTCCTTCACCGTATATGAAAGCCAGGGGGCAGTGCCAAACACGCGGCACCAGGAGATGGAGGATGTCATCAGGCTGGCCCGGAACAAGGAGGAGATCAAG GTGAAGCTGCTGGAGCTGCAAGAGCTGGTGTTGCCCCTTGTGGGCAACCACAAAGGTCATGGCAAATTCCTCACCGCTGCCCAGAACCCTGCTGATGAGCCCGCTCCAGGGGCCCCAGCCCCCCAGGAACTTGGGGCTACCGGTGAGCAGGATG ATTTTTATGAGGTGAGCCTGGACAACAGCATGGAGGCTGCACCAGGAGCGGCCAGGGAGGGTTCTCCCTATGACAACCCCACTGCACAGCAGATCGTGCAGCTGCTTCCTGTAATGCAGGACACCCAGGAGCACCCAGGCTTGCCTAGCAAACCCTGCATGCCATTCTTTTACCGGGCAGCCAAGAACAGGGAGATAAATATCATCAACATCTAA